In the genome of Streptomyces pactum, one region contains:
- a CDS encoding ATP-binding protein, with amino-acid sequence MSIWWSLHLRREAASVPLARRLLLGTMEAAGVDPEISHDLSLALTEACANAVEHGGADEAGRHYRVTAYIDGDTCRIEVTDSGPGFLDAPAADGDPGPAGLSSRLPEPAGPPAELEVRVPAPPRASPPRRCPPAPVHAEHGRGLFLIEALTDHVRYRNRSGCSGAVVSFDKILKWREGALLKAS; translated from the coding sequence ATGAGCATCTGGTGGTCTCTCCATCTGCGCCGTGAGGCCGCGAGTGTGCCCCTGGCCCGGCGGCTGCTCCTGGGCACCATGGAGGCGGCCGGTGTCGATCCGGAGATCTCCCACGACCTCTCGCTCGCCCTGACCGAGGCATGTGCCAACGCGGTGGAACACGGCGGTGCCGACGAGGCCGGCCGGCATTACCGGGTGACGGCGTACATCGACGGCGACACCTGCCGGATCGAGGTCACCGACTCCGGCCCCGGTTTCCTCGACGCCCCGGCAGCCGACGGCGATCCCGGCCCGGCCGGCCTGTCGTCCCGCCTCCCGGAACCGGCCGGGCCCCCGGCCGAGCTGGAGGTCCGAGTACCCGCCCCGCCCCGCGCGTCCCCGCCCCGCCGGTGTCCCCCCGCCCCGGTCCACGCCGAGCACGGTCGCGGCCTCTTCCTGATCGAGGCGCTCACCGACCACGTCCGCTACCGCAACCGCTCCGGGTGCTCCGGCGCGGTGGTCAGCTTCGACAAGATCCTCAAGTGGCGTGAGGGGGCCCTGCTCAAGGCGTCCTGA